The following are encoded in a window of Esox lucius isolate fEsoLuc1 chromosome 14, fEsoLuc1.pri, whole genome shotgun sequence genomic DNA:
- the prkab1a gene encoding 5'-AMP-activated protein kinase subunit beta-1a isoform X2, with translation MGNTNTGMGTGHRRDSRAKEGDRPKILMDSPEDADMFHGEDIKVGFNGAPLEKEEYLAWRQDLEADKGPLDRPTVFRWTGNGKEVFLSGSFNNWANKIPLTRSQNNFVAIVDLPEGEHQYKFYVDGTWTHDPNEPVVTNQLGTVNNIIQVKKTDFEVFDALMVDSLKCSDISDMSSSPPGPYHQEPYIHKQEEKFKSPPILPPHLLQVILNKDTGISCDPALLPEPNHVMLNHLYALSIKDGVMVLSATHRYKKKYVTTLLYKPI, from the exons ATGGGTAATACTAATACTGGCATGGGCACGGGACACAGGAGGGACAGCCGCGCCAAGGAGGGCGACAGGCCTAAAATCCTCATGGACAGTCCAGAGGATGCAGATATGTTTCATGGAGAGGACATCAAGGTCGGTTTTAATGGT GCTCCGTTAGAGAAAGAGGAGTACCTTGCATGGCGGCAGGACCTGGAAGCTGATAAAGGGCCTCTGGACCGCCCCACTGTGTTCCGTTGGACCGGAAATGGGAAGGAGGTCTTTCTGTCGGGATCTTTCAACAACTGGGCCAACAAGATTCCCTTAACCAGGAG CCAGAACAACTTTGTGGCAATTGTTGATCTCCCTGAAGGGGAGCATCAGTATAAGTTCTATGTAGACGGAACGTGGACCCACGACCCCAACGAG CCTGTTGTTACCAACCAGTTAGGAACAGTCAACAACATCATCCAAGTGAAGAAGACTGACTTTGAGGTGTTTGATGCACTTATGGTGGACTCCCTGAAATGCTCTGATATATCAG ACATGTCCAGCTCCCCCCCTGGACCATATCATCAGGAACCTTACATACACAAGCAAGAAGAAAAGTTCAAGTCTCCGCCCATTCTCCCACCTCACTTGCTACAGGTCATCTTAAACAAGGACACAGGAATCTCT TGTGACCCTGCATTGCTCCCAGAACCCAACCATGTCATGCTCAATCACCTCTATGCCTTGTCCATCaag GATGGTGTGATGGTGCTTAGTGCGACTCATCGCTACAAGAAGAAGTATGTCACCACCCTGTTGTATAAGCCAATCTAA
- the prkab1a gene encoding 5'-AMP-activated protein kinase subunit beta-1a isoform X4: MGNTNTGMGTGHRRDSRAKEGDRPKILMDSPEDADMFHGEDIKAPLEKEEYLAWRQDLEADKGPLDRPTVFRWTGNGKEVFLSGSFNNWANKIPLTRSQNNFVAIVDLPEGEHQYKFYVDGTWTHDPNEPVVTNQLGTVNNIIQVKKTDFEVFDALMVDSLKCSDISDMSSSPPGPYHQEPYIHKQEEKFKSPPILPPHLLQVILNKDTGISCDPALLPEPNHVMLNHLYALSIKDGVMVLSATHRYKKKYVTTLLYKPI, from the exons ATGGGTAATACTAATACTGGCATGGGCACGGGACACAGGAGGGACAGCCGCGCCAAGGAGGGCGACAGGCCTAAAATCCTCATGGACAGTCCAGAGGATGCAGATATGTTTCATGGAGAGGACATCAAG GCTCCGTTAGAGAAAGAGGAGTACCTTGCATGGCGGCAGGACCTGGAAGCTGATAAAGGGCCTCTGGACCGCCCCACTGTGTTCCGTTGGACCGGAAATGGGAAGGAGGTCTTTCTGTCGGGATCTTTCAACAACTGGGCCAACAAGATTCCCTTAACCAGGAG CCAGAACAACTTTGTGGCAATTGTTGATCTCCCTGAAGGGGAGCATCAGTATAAGTTCTATGTAGACGGAACGTGGACCCACGACCCCAACGAG CCTGTTGTTACCAACCAGTTAGGAACAGTCAACAACATCATCCAAGTGAAGAAGACTGACTTTGAGGTGTTTGATGCACTTATGGTGGACTCCCTGAAATGCTCTGATATATCAG ACATGTCCAGCTCCCCCCCTGGACCATATCATCAGGAACCTTACATACACAAGCAAGAAGAAAAGTTCAAGTCTCCGCCCATTCTCCCACCTCACTTGCTACAGGTCATCTTAAACAAGGACACAGGAATCTCT TGTGACCCTGCATTGCTCCCAGAACCCAACCATGTCATGCTCAATCACCTCTATGCCTTGTCCATCaag GATGGTGTGATGGTGCTTAGTGCGACTCATCGCTACAAGAAGAAGTATGTCACCACCCTGTTGTATAAGCCAATCTAA
- the LOC105014959 gene encoding phospholipase A2 — MNTFQAVFLVALGLSFAQASNFDEKSLWQFRKMILCVNPDSWPTLDYADYGCYCGKGGSGTPVDDLDSCCQVHDQCYNDAMQHKDCWPIFDNPYTELYAYECDKTLKKVTCTSNNNPCEMFICECDRKAAECFARSTWNPEHLNLPSDRCK; from the exons ATGAACACATTTCAAGCAGTATTCCTTGTTGCTTTGGGCCTTTCATTTG CCCAGGCATCTAACTTTGATGAAAAGTCCCTGTGGCAGTTCAGAAAGATGATCCTCTGCGTCAACCCTGATAGCTGGCCAACCCTCGACTATGCTGACTACGGCTGCTACTGTGGCAAGGGAGGCTCCGGTACCCCTGTGGATGATCTGGACAG CTGCTGTCAGGTGCATGACCAGTGCTACAATGATGCCATGCAACACAAGGACTGTTGGCCCATCTTTGACAATCCTTACACTGAGTTATATGCCTATGAATGCGACAAGACTCTCAAAAAGGTCACTTGCACGA GCAACAACAATCCATGTGAGATGTTTATCTGCGAGTGTGACAGGAAGGCTGCTGAGTGTTTTGCCAGGAGCACCTGGAATCCAGAGCATCTGAATCTTCCTAGCGACAGGTGCAAATAA
- the prkab1a gene encoding 5'-AMP-activated protein kinase subunit beta-1a isoform X3 produces MGNTNTGMGTGHRRDSRAKEGDRPKILMDSPEDADMFHGEDIKAPLEKEEYLAWRQDLEADKGPLDRPTVFRWTGNGKEVFLSGSFNNWANKIPLTRSQNNFVAIVDLPEGEHQYKFYVDGTWTHDPNEPVVTNQLGTVNNIIQVKKTDFEVFDALMVDSLKCSDISGQHPDMSSSPPGPYHQEPYIHKQEEKFKSPPILPPHLLQVILNKDTGISCDPALLPEPNHVMLNHLYALSIKDGVMVLSATHRYKKKYVTTLLYKPI; encoded by the exons ATGGGTAATACTAATACTGGCATGGGCACGGGACACAGGAGGGACAGCCGCGCCAAGGAGGGCGACAGGCCTAAAATCCTCATGGACAGTCCAGAGGATGCAGATATGTTTCATGGAGAGGACATCAAG GCTCCGTTAGAGAAAGAGGAGTACCTTGCATGGCGGCAGGACCTGGAAGCTGATAAAGGGCCTCTGGACCGCCCCACTGTGTTCCGTTGGACCGGAAATGGGAAGGAGGTCTTTCTGTCGGGATCTTTCAACAACTGGGCCAACAAGATTCCCTTAACCAGGAG CCAGAACAACTTTGTGGCAATTGTTGATCTCCCTGAAGGGGAGCATCAGTATAAGTTCTATGTAGACGGAACGTGGACCCACGACCCCAACGAG CCTGTTGTTACCAACCAGTTAGGAACAGTCAACAACATCATCCAAGTGAAGAAGACTGACTTTGAGGTGTTTGATGCACTTATGGTGGACTCCCTGAAATGCTCTGATATATCAGGTCAGCATCCAG ACATGTCCAGCTCCCCCCCTGGACCATATCATCAGGAACCTTACATACACAAGCAAGAAGAAAAGTTCAAGTCTCCGCCCATTCTCCCACCTCACTTGCTACAGGTCATCTTAAACAAGGACACAGGAATCTCT TGTGACCCTGCATTGCTCCCAGAACCCAACCATGTCATGCTCAATCACCTCTATGCCTTGTCCATCaag GATGGTGTGATGGTGCTTAGTGCGACTCATCGCTACAAGAAGAAGTATGTCACCACCCTGTTGTATAAGCCAATCTAA
- the LOC109616568 gene encoding uncharacterized protein LOC109616568, with protein sequence MADLSGVTEQYAFKWTKEQTETFIRLRLEKQQLFTGGWDTAANGYRLILEKMGIGGRVTHAQAKKKWDNLKTKYEEYKCPATGQGTEDGKATAATWPWFALMDEALGQSAAVSPPCLIASIQEDKPGPSTAQEVEEGRDEEERATCSSRERAGNRAEKRRRERVDPFLQLLKEDIKYQREADERREAEARERSNRFFSLLERLVEKN encoded by the exons atggcGGACCTAAGCGGAGTGACGGAGCaatatgcttttaaat GGACTAAGGAACAAACGGAGACGTTTATACGTCTCCGTTTAGAAAAACAGCAGCTGTTTACCGGGGGGTGGGACACCGCGGCCAACGGATATCG GCTTATTTTGGAGAAGATGGGGATCGGAGGGAGGGTCACCCACGCCCAGGCCAAGAAGAAGTGGGACAATCTGAAGACGAAGTACGAG GAATACAAGTGTCCTGCTACAGGTCAGGGGACAGAGGATGGCAAGGCGACGGCAGCAACTTGGCCCTGGTTTGCCCTCATGGACGAGGCATTAGGGCAGTCTGCGGCAGTCTCGCCCCCCTGCCTTATTGCCTCGATCCAAGAGGACAAACCAGGGCCAAGCACTGCACAAGAGgtagaggaagggagagatgaggaggagagagccACATGCAgcagcagagagagagcagggaacagagcagagaagaggagaagggagagagtaGATCCATTCCTACAGCTACTGAAGGAGGACATAAAATACCAGAGGGAGGCAGATGAGAGGAGGGAAGCAGAGGCCAGAGAGAggtcaaatagatttttttcattgttggAGAGGTTggtggaaaaaaattaa
- the prkab1a gene encoding 5'-AMP-activated protein kinase subunit beta-1a isoform X1 yields MGNTNTGMGTGHRRDSRAKEGDRPKILMDSPEDADMFHGEDIKVGFNGAPLEKEEYLAWRQDLEADKGPLDRPTVFRWTGNGKEVFLSGSFNNWANKIPLTRSQNNFVAIVDLPEGEHQYKFYVDGTWTHDPNEPVVTNQLGTVNNIIQVKKTDFEVFDALMVDSLKCSDISGQHPDMSSSPPGPYHQEPYIHKQEEKFKSPPILPPHLLQVILNKDTGISCDPALLPEPNHVMLNHLYALSIKDGVMVLSATHRYKKKYVTTLLYKPI; encoded by the exons ATGGGTAATACTAATACTGGCATGGGCACGGGACACAGGAGGGACAGCCGCGCCAAGGAGGGCGACAGGCCTAAAATCCTCATGGACAGTCCAGAGGATGCAGATATGTTTCATGGAGAGGACATCAAGGTCGGTTTTAATGGT GCTCCGTTAGAGAAAGAGGAGTACCTTGCATGGCGGCAGGACCTGGAAGCTGATAAAGGGCCTCTGGACCGCCCCACTGTGTTCCGTTGGACCGGAAATGGGAAGGAGGTCTTTCTGTCGGGATCTTTCAACAACTGGGCCAACAAGATTCCCTTAACCAGGAG CCAGAACAACTTTGTGGCAATTGTTGATCTCCCTGAAGGGGAGCATCAGTATAAGTTCTATGTAGACGGAACGTGGACCCACGACCCCAACGAG CCTGTTGTTACCAACCAGTTAGGAACAGTCAACAACATCATCCAAGTGAAGAAGACTGACTTTGAGGTGTTTGATGCACTTATGGTGGACTCCCTGAAATGCTCTGATATATCAGGTCAGCATCCAG ACATGTCCAGCTCCCCCCCTGGACCATATCATCAGGAACCTTACATACACAAGCAAGAAGAAAAGTTCAAGTCTCCGCCCATTCTCCCACCTCACTTGCTACAGGTCATCTTAAACAAGGACACAGGAATCTCT TGTGACCCTGCATTGCTCCCAGAACCCAACCATGTCATGCTCAATCACCTCTATGCCTTGTCCATCaag GATGGTGTGATGGTGCTTAGTGCGACTCATCGCTACAAGAAGAAGTATGTCACCACCCTGTTGTATAAGCCAATCTAA